The genomic window GTTCTTAATAACTCTATTAATTCTTATCAGCAATACTATTAAACATATACTGGGCCAGGACGAATATTCTGACGTTCACGATTGGAGATATGACACTGTTTAAagcttttaatgtttgtttgtatgaattCTTGAGTTgatctaaattatattagtaagcAACACCTCATCTCACTTCTCACAATTATCCTAAGCCAtaacgttttataattatattttttttttactaaaattaataattctcttattatataaattattttggaaatacatcttaaaataataaatgcacgaattaaacaataatagtttatttattacttgctCACCGTAATAATAATCGAagttcattttaatatgtatggAGGAAATGAAAGGACAAACGATATCCTTCCTCATTCGTTGTTTTaggaaaaatttaaagttttaatgtatataataaggtAAGATCACAAGACTGAAGAATGTTTTGTTAAAGCTAGACACAGACATATTTGAATATCTCCAACGGATGAACGTCAGAACGTTTGTCCAGCCCGCGAGATGTTTCGCAATATCATTTGTTGTAGTCCGTATAAAATATCATCGACGTGGATCGACGCTATGGTTTCGTTGTTATATATCAACATGTCTCGGACGAGTATCAAACTGACTGGGGACAAAAGCATTGCCATCGCGTAGATCCAAATTGAGATAAAGCATTAGCAATTTCTCAAACCCAAGTTGAAAGGCTGAATGCATGACTATAAATACACGACATTGAGATGATACGTATCGACAGACATACATTAATTTTACggagtatataataattaaggaGTACATAATACATATCATGTTTTCAGCTTTTCAATATGTTCGGTTTAAGATGTCATTTTAAGGAGGCAAAGTCGCCGTCATAGCGCCTTAGAAccgaatatttacaatataaaataatttttacgacataatttatgattaacGAACATGCACTTAAAACTAACACACCCCCATCTAGGCCTTCAATCAACCTTGACTATCCCGATGAGTATTGCCAAATATTGCACATAACAGATGTAGAAAATATCGCTTTATGAAATCGACATGCCAATCAGTCCAATATACAGTTTCTACAtttccaaattaattaatattataaataattacagtacattaaagatatacaaacagaaatttaaaaaaacataattcataaGACTTATTTCTCTGTCACGCcatttcaaaatgaataaatcGCTAAAATCATGATTTCATTGAATAGTCTTAAACTTGTATTAATGAAATGGtgtggtaagaaatattaattttaatgttggcATTgctcgtttttaaaataatggacATTATCAGAATCACctggtaattattatatacgttttcCACTTGAGGTaaacataataatgttttactcaATTTTATACTTGTctcaaaatttaaaagtttaactaTGATTTACTTTGTTAAAATCCGAGCCATGagctataaatattatgattataatttttttgttctggtaaataaatatacaatttattattgacgGGCACGGCATTGAAAacgaaaagttaataaatatcagttcatatatttttcaaaaataatatattaagtaaaatgtgataaatgtcattcaaatcgaaatataaaaaagaaatacaaataaaagcaaGCAATagatctaaaattaaattcattacaacactttaaaaaatatataaaatctttgaGAAGCCAGCTTCATCATTAAATATACTatccaaattataatttattatgcattTGTCACAGACAAAttgttaactaatattatatatatatatataaaattagtatttatctaaatgaaattaaatttttctatatataatatgtggacatttaaaattatgtttttatataaaataattactacatttatatcaaataaattgaaagtcAATGCCATGCCAGTCTGTGATGTACATTGTGATAGAGCAGCTTTGAGAATTAAATACCTAACATATCGATAtcaatttacaatgataatatGTTTAATGAGATTCCACATTATGAGGCACAAAGTAAAATAGtaactttaacaaaaatatataatatgttatgataaaatttacttGCGCATCACAAAATGCACAAAAATACACCTTAGAGTAACTTTAAGTTAATCATTGAGCTTtccatttatacaaataaataatgtaataaactaCATCAAGAATTAAAAgaggataattttatttaaaaacctatttacagttattacttataaatactgTACACTAGTATTTAAGGTCCATTGTCCATATTTAACGCTTCTTACGCGGTTTATATCACCTCACTTCACAGTGTTTATTAACCGTCATAGGAATCGAGGCCGAGGTAGAAGGAGCGGATGTCACCGCCGTCTCGACACTGGACCCCTCCGAGCCCGGCCCGGAGGAACCGGCCTCTTTCATAACGTAACCCGAACCCTGGGAGCTGCGTGACAATTTTAAACGAATAGGTGTCACTTTATCTGTCCGTATTCTACGCAAGGTCGAAGCAGCTTCAGAGCTGAAAGGTGGATCGATAGCCAATGGGTCCGGCGCCGTTGGATCGTAGTCGAATGGATCGACTGACGGTTCCGGCGCTGCGGCTGCTGCACCGGCTATCGGTCCGCCTTCCGAACCTGCCGCTACTTTTCTTTCCTCGTCCTTAGTACGCTTTATCTTTATAATCAACTTTGTAGCACTTTCACTTTTACTGTTTACCACTTGAAGTTTCTCTTTTTCCGATTTCTTTTCCTTCTTCTTTTTGCGTTTTTCGCTCTTAGTAGGTTTGTGTTTACTTGTTTTTTCATCTTCTTCGAAATCGGCCATTACCATGCGCCGATACTTCATACTTTCACGTCGTAAGTCTTCCAAGCTTGGTTTAGGAATAGAAGCCTGAAGGCGTTTTTTAGGAGGCCGAAATTGGAATCCGGTCGTTTCATCATTTACTTGTTGAACAATATTGgaacctatttttattttcaattttggaGCTACTGGTGATGTTGCGTTGGAGCGGTTTGGTTTTGTAGATACTCGACCGCGCCTCTTATGTGCCTGGCTTGATGTGCCAAcgaaatttgataatttaacaTCATCAGCGGGGTCTACATCGTCATTCATGCTTACTTCCAAATGTCGTAGTTCTCGAGAGAGACCACTGGTTGTCTTTcgttttttcttttctattgGGCTATCAGTTATTTTGTAATCTTCTCGTGTAGGTATGCTCGTCATAGAAGCCACTGCTTTAGGTATTGTTATGACAGCACGACCTAAAGGCTGAGGCGCAGCTGGTGGCGGCGCTATTCCCATGGTAGATGCATTAGTTGGATCATCCATATTCATGTCCTGTGTCCAATATTGGCGTAATAATTCTTTTTTCCGCATACGTCTAAGATTTGTTGATCCTGTCATCATGGTGTTCGTTGAACTATTTGAAGTATTTAAAACACTTGTATTAGATTCGTGAGTTGGGGCAGGTGGTTGTGGTGCAACTGGTTGTACCGAACTTGCGGAATAATTAGCATCTAAGAAAGGACCTTTTATCTTTACTTTCAATTGGTTCCTGGAATCTGATAATGACACTTTAGGTAACTGGGATATAGTTTCTTTAACAGGCTCATTAATTTCTTGTGCTGACGTTGTCGCTGGAACGCCCGTTTTCGGCTTACTAGCCATCAGAGCACTATGCAGTTGTTTTTCTACTTCTTCGTCAATTTCTATTAATTGTTGTTCAGCTGTACCACTTGCAAAAGCTAGTAAATGACTATGATAAGCGTCGCCAGTGGTCGGTGCGGGATTGTCGAATGGATTATAAGTACGCATATCAACGGGTCCCGGTAATACTGGATGCACTTGAGAGAAACCTGGGCCTCTTTCAGAGTTCGGCTTATTGGAAGGCGATTGAGGTTCATCAACAGGTTCAGGTGTTGTACTTTTCTCATCTTTACACTCAACCGTTCTCTTATCCGTCCTCGCTGGTTCGGGGCTTACTACACGAGGAGATTGTGACGAATCTTTATAAGAATGCTCAGATTTTCTATCATCCTTCGTATCTATAGACTTTCTTCGCTCTCTTAATGCTTTAAGATCGACACCATCATTGGCAATTTCTTCGTTAAAATCATAAACTGTACCAACTAATTTGCTTTGAATTGAGTTACCGAGGTAGTCCACTGATGCGTAACTACCACGACTTTTTGATCTCCCACGCCCTCTTTGATTTCTACTGCTTTTATTGCTTGATCGTTTACTGCCTTTTGACGAATCACTCTGTTTAGGCGAGATACCAGGACTTTTACCCGGTGATTTGCCCGGGAATCTTGTAACGATTTTCGTTGTCTTTGGAGATGATTTTGAATCTTGATGGTTTAAACTCATAATAGTCTCGTTACTGTCATTGGACATTTTTGTAGGAGCTCTAGTGTTACTTGATTCATTATATGACTCTATGCTGAGACTAGGACTAGAAACGACATGAATAGACATTTTATCACTACTTGTGACATCGATATCATCTCGCGGAGAATCAAGAGCTTTTGGAGTAGGCGAAGCAATCATTGCAGTTGTTAATGCAATATTTTGTGATGAAGAAGTGAAAGCAGCACATAAAGTAGAAAAAGCCGGTTTAGGCAAAGATTGTAATAATGGAGTGGCATTGTAAGGTAATCCAGACGCATATAATCCGGGACCTGGTGACGGTAATGGCAACTGTGATGAAGCACACGCTCCTGGAGCAAACAATGGTAACGCACCCATTGTACTCAAAAATGGTGAGGCATTTGGTGGATAGCTTGTATATTGATTCAGAGGCATAGTTGGTTCGACGCGACATGAATAGGCTGGCATTGGTGGATATGGGTCAATTTCAGGCATCACTGGTCCTTGACGAGATTCACAATTGAGATGagattttatatctgttttttGAGAACATACAGATCCTTCTGAATTTGTACTTGAAGCTGAAGATCTTCGAGTCGTTATCTTGCTTTCTCTCCACTTTGAAGCATGACTTATGTATGGTGACGATATGGTAGCGCAATCAGAATGTATTacggaattattattatcataggtTTGGTTATCTTGTGTTAGTTCATGGTCATTGCTATGCACAGAATGATCAACAACTGATAAAGATTGAGAATCATCACTCTGTTTAGACAACGATATTGAATCTCCAACTTCTGAAACAGAATTGATTGATTGAACAGTAGCGGGTTCCTTAAAATCTTCAGTGTATGAAGCAATATCATATTTTGATTCACTCGACAGATCTTGTTGggattcattttcattttgagtTATATTTAGATCCATCCATTTTTCATTAGAGTTCATAGGATTATTTTGATCTTCTTTATTTTCTGAAATCCTTCTCTCTCTGATAGGATCAATACTTTCTCCTGACTCTGAAAAGTGATTAGATGTTTCAGTATCTTTCGTGGAgactttaatattatctgtatttccAGACAATATTTCACATTCACTCTTTTCTTTATTTGTAGAATCATCTCGTCCTTCCTCGTCATCTCGTGCATCTTTATCATTCATTACCCCATCCTCATGAGGAACATTTTCAGTAggtgcttttttatttaattgcattcGAAGCCTATCAACCAAGTTTAATGTTTCTTGTACACCCTGTTCTTTAGAAACCTCTTGCAAAAAGATTTCTGGATAAGATGtaaaaggtttcatcatttcTTCATGATTGAATCCATCATCAACCGCAAGCATGTCAAATTCGAATAGTTCGTTATCTTTAGGCTGTGGCGAAAACATAGCTCTATTAGGGAAAGGATTAAGAGTAGATGGTATTTTAGCACTCTTTGATATTTCCACCCCTTGAACGTGACTGGAGTCTTGGGTAATGAATTTCTTTTCTGTATCTAGTATTGAACGTTTTCTAATTGTCCTCGAAATAGGATTGTCCACATCCATAGGATCAATTGTTCGGGCATCCATTGGTGTCTTTGGTGACTTAATCATggtattttcgtttaaattggCTTGTATTTTGGCAATCATTTTAATACTACTTTTATCTGCACAATCTGAGTCCAGTGACTTATCTTCAGTCATGTATTTTTCATGATCACCTGGTTTTTCTACAGGGGGTGGATGAACATTGGGGCTTAGTGCTTTCGGTAGCCAATTTTTATCAGAATCAGGGAAGTCATTCATAATAGTTGGGTGTTTCTTTTCTATTATTTCCACAGGTGGTGCATTTTCGATGGTAACAATAGTTTTCTTGATTGGAGAAAGATGAGATCGATCCTTAGCCTGTGAATCTCGTCTACTAGAAcgcttttcatttattttgtgttcACGAGTTTCTTTTGGGGGTGATAAAATTTCCGTTGTAGGAGGATCTATGATGCTCATTCTCCTACTAGCTACAACTTTGTGTTTCAATTCCGTACTTTTTCTTGGACTTGACTTTTTCTGAGGAACTGTCTCATTATCATTCGTTTTAACTTTTTCTTCTTTATTATCTTCAATAGACAGACTAGGTCGCTTGATTTTAGCCGACTTTGTTGACTTTGAGTCAGTTTTTGATAGATCAGCTGTAGGTAACACGATGTCTTTCTTTATCTCCTCGTCCGTTTTCCGTTTCGGAGCTGTAAATTCAATGGGCTCGCTGGTCTCTTTGGATATTTTATTGGATGTAGAGGTATGTCCTGAGAAGTCTTTAGATGGTTTTCTCTGTCGGGCATCAGACTTATTAGGCAAATTTCCGCTTGTAGTAGTGCTTCTGGTCCGAGCACGCGTGGCAGCACGCGTGTCGTTGGGTCTGCTCGATTTCTCTCCTTCAGTAGGCGGTGATGATACCCCACACTCGGACTCCCGTTCGGAAGTTTTAAGCTTCTTGTCAGGGGCCTTGCGAGGGGACGCATCAACTGAGATACTCTTCTTCTTTCGGCGTCTACGGGGACGCTTGGGAGAGGGACTTCCAGAGCCGGAAAATCTTGATCCCTTAGAGCTGTCAGAATCACTCGAGGCACTAGTTGAAGACAATGGTTTTGACACCTTGTCAAGAAAGGGCAAGTCCACTGTCGGTCTAGAGCCTGGGGGCGAAAACATAGATGGTTGCCTAGTGGCTGGTTTAATTTCACGAGCTTTTGCTGTTGGTTTCATGCCAGGTTTTTCATGTTCTTCTTCTGAacttgatgatgatgaataactACTGCTACTAGAATTAGATGACGAACTGGAGCTCTCCTTCACTGGTGATTTTGATCTTTTAGAATCTTCTTTTTTCGGTGAGTTCTTGGTTTCGCTTTTATCTGTTTCTTTCTTCTTCTCGCTATCATTTATTTCCGTCGGTGCAGCTTTCGTTCCCAGCCCACTCTTTATATGTGCAGCTGCCTTTTTCGCAGCTTGTCTTTGTGGAACGTATGATATGGGCTCTTTATCTTGATCTTTAGAAGACTTTTTCCTTCCAACTCTTTCTGGGATATCTTtagcctcctttccctttgattttattttcggtTTCGATTTAGCATCATCTCCACTCACTTGTTTATCAGTACCTGATTCATCTTTTTTAACTGTAGTTGTAGAACGCATATTTTCTGAAGCTTTTTTGGCAGCTTGACGTTGTGGTACAATTAAATCTGTAGGATTATCTTTCTGTTtagcaaatttaatattttctttattctttGCTTCATCATCTGATTCAGTTTTAATGAGAGGCTTTTTCTCTTTGTTGGAAGGTTTTCTTCCTCTCTTCTTTGGAGCTGGTTTATCTTCTACAGCTTTCTTCTTTTCGGGTTGTGTTGAAATGAATTCTTTCATAGCAGCTTTAGTTCGAGGTAAGGGCTGCTGTGAATCATTTTCATTTGGAGATTTAACAGTTTTAGTTTTCTCAGATTTAGACCTCTCATTTTTAGGTTTCGATTTATCAGACTTCATTTCATCTTTAACAGACGCTGTATCACTACTATCCGAATATATATCGACGGGAAATTTACTATTTCTTGTTGTTCTGATGGGAATCAAATCGTCGCTATCTGTTCCAGATTGACCAGTTTTTCCTGCTGTCATTTCTTTTTCCATTTGTTGTAGTGTCTTACTACGAGAcctatcttttttaattatcattaatctAGATTTTATAGTATCGTCTTCACTACTACTTTCAATAACTGC from Vanessa tameamea isolate UH-Manoa-2023 chromosome Z, ilVanTame1 primary haplotype, whole genome shotgun sequence includes these protein-coding regions:
- the LOC113396126 gene encoding PHD finger protein rhinoceros — translated: MSLRGTKRASGMRGEEAGASKRRRTDNEEALWQLRPVSDLKMSSIYNRSASEAPAELFRKDLISAMKLPDSEPLTPSEYWIINDAWKQDWERGVQVPVNPDSLPAPKVKIILNPPPPNFEEFKLPMDKYIHLTQDAQYQVEVHLLSSTPAQAEAACSYDLDATDTAWLKLLNAERARAGATSVSEDQFEKVIEELEVRTWDKIQAIIKSEEGLGIEYDENVICDVCRSPDSEDGNEMVFCDSCNICVHQACYGITVIPDGQWLCRPCGAGIRPTCVLCPNLGGAMKSTPSGHKWAHVSCVLWIPEVSIGCAEKMEPITKITSIPASRWSLVCVLCRERKGACIQCSVKTCKTAYHVTCAFKHGLEMRAIIEDENADDGVKLRSYCQKHSVNSKKEKCPGSGSEEEEVKRKRRKDMTSEEKTQARAARLQEIEGEFDRHVCVKDISAHLIDVDQDAITYIYNYWKLKRRAAHNRPLLPPKSDDNELLTHRQEQADLDKMKMFVQLRQDLERVRNLCYMVSRREKLSRSFFRMREQTFHKQVAVLSSDHTIAGADLAAIIEANHGPSIYDRLYSHANAPDHKNDFDNLLARIAPQDSSDDKKKDRNGLVRASKSANPYKKHYVNGSRRSGSMYSGLSSEESGTEVSRTAKYRGRTIGSSTDDDVKKPATSPKKKVSPKGKGKKSPKKPERKKRKIPQSKAVIESSSEDDTIKSRLMIIKKDRSRSKTLQQMEKEMTAGKTGQSGTDSDDLIPIRTTRNSKFPVDIYSDSSDTASVKDEMKSDKSKPKNERSKSEKTKTVKSPNENDSQQPLPRTKAAMKEFISTQPEKKKAVEDKPAPKKRGRKPSNKEKKPLIKTESDDEAKNKENIKFAKQKDNPTDLIVPQRQAAKKASENMRSTTTVKKDESGTDKQVSGDDAKSKPKIKSKGKEAKDIPERVGRKKSSKDQDKEPISYVPQRQAAKKAAAHIKSGLGTKAAPTEINDSEKKKETDKSETKNSPKKEDSKRSKSPVKESSSSSSNSSSSSYSSSSSSEEEHEKPGMKPTAKAREIKPATRQPSMFSPPGSRPTVDLPFLDKVSKPLSSTSASSDSDSSKGSRFSGSGSPSPKRPRRRRKKKSISVDASPRKAPDKKLKTSERESECGVSSPPTEGEKSSRPNDTRAATRARTRSTTTSGNLPNKSDARQRKPSKDFSGHTSTSNKISKETSEPIEFTAPKRKTDEEIKKDIVLPTADLSKTDSKSTKSAKIKRPSLSIEDNKEEKVKTNDNETVPQKKSSPRKSTELKHKVVASRRMSIIDPPTTEILSPPKETREHKINEKRSSRRDSQAKDRSHLSPIKKTIVTIENAPPVEIIEKKHPTIMNDFPDSDKNWLPKALSPNVHPPPVEKPGDHEKYMTEDKSLDSDCADKSSIKMIAKIQANLNENTMIKSPKTPMDARTIDPMDVDNPISRTIRKRSILDTEKKFITQDSSHVQGVEISKSAKIPSTLNPFPNRAMFSPQPKDNELFEFDMLAVDDGFNHEEMMKPFTSYPEIFLQEVSKEQGVQETLNLVDRLRMQLNKKAPTENVPHEDGVMNDKDARDDEEGRDDSTNKEKSECEILSGNTDNIKVSTKDTETSNHFSESGESIDPIRERRISENKEDQNNPMNSNEKWMDLNITQNENESQQDLSSESKYDIASYTEDFKEPATVQSINSVSEVGDSISLSKQSDDSQSLSVVDHSVHSNDHELTQDNQTYDNNNSVIHSDCATISSPYISHASKWRESKITTRRSSASSTNSEGSVCSQKTDIKSHLNCESRQGPVMPEIDPYPPMPAYSCRVEPTMPLNQYTSYPPNASPFLSTMGALPLFAPGACASSQLPLPSPGPGLYASGLPYNATPLLQSLPKPAFSTLCAAFTSSSQNIALTTAMIASPTPKALDSPRDDIDVTSSDKMSIHVVSSPSLSIESYNESSNTRAPTKMSNDSNETIMSLNHQDSKSSPKTTKIVTRFPGKSPGKSPGISPKQSDSSKGSKRSSNKSSRNQRGRGRSKSRGSYASVDYLGNSIQSKLVGTVYDFNEEIANDGVDLKALRERRKSIDTKDDRKSEHSYKDSSQSPRVVSPEPARTDKRTVECKDEKSTTPEPVDEPQSPSNKPNSERGPGFSQVHPVLPGPVDMRTYNPFDNPAPTTGDAYHSHLLAFASGTAEQQLIEIDEEVEKQLHSALMASKPKTGVPATTSAQEINEPVKETISQLPKVSLSDSRNQLKVKIKGPFLDANYSASSVQPVAPQPPAPTHESNTSVLNTSNSSTNTMMTGSTNLRRMRKKELLRQYWTQDMNMDDPTNASTMGIAPPPAAPQPLGRAVITIPKAVASMTSIPTREDYKITDSPIEKKKRKTTSGLSRELRHLEVSMNDDVDPADDVKLSNFVGTSSQAHKRRGRVSTKPNRSNATSPVAPKLKIKIGSNIVQQVNDETTGFQFRPPKKRLQASIPKPSLEDLRRESMKYRRMVMADFEEDEKTSKHKPTKSEKRKKKKEKKSEKEKLQVVNSKSESATKLIIKIKRTKDEERKVAAGSEGGPIAGAAAAAPEPSVDPFDYDPTAPDPLAIDPPFSSEAASTLRRIRTDKVTPIRLKLSRSSQGSGYVMKEAGSSGPGSEGSSVETAVTSAPSTSASIPMTVNKHCEVR